The Elephas maximus indicus isolate mEleMax1 chromosome 19, mEleMax1 primary haplotype, whole genome shotgun sequence genome contains a region encoding:
- the CACNG1 gene encoding voltage-dependent calcium channel gamma-1 subunit, whose translation MSQTKTLKVRVTLFFILVGVVLAMVAVVTDHWAVLSPHLAHQNSTCEMAHFGLWRICTKRIVLGDSKDKSCRTITLSGEKNCSYFRHFNPGETSEIFEVTTQKEYSISAAAIAIFSLGFIIIGTIFLLFSFREKRDYLLRPASMFYAFAGLCIIVSVEVMRQSVKRMIDSEDTVWIEYYYSWSFACACTAFVLLFLGGLTLLLFSLPPMPQNPWESCMDAEPEH comes from the exons ATGTCCCAGACCAAAACCCTGAAGGTCCGTGTGACCCTCTTCTTCATCCTGGTAGGTGTTGTGCTGGCCATGGTGGCTGTGGTGACCGACCACTGGGCCGTGCTCAGCCCCCATTTGGCTCACCAGAACAGTACCTGTGAGATGGCCCACTTCGGCCTCTGGCGGATTTGTACCAAACGCATCGTCCTGGGTGACAGCAAGGACAAGAGCTGCAGAACCATCACCCTGTCCGGGG AGAAAAACTGCTCCTACTTCAGGCATTTTAACCCCGGTGAGACCTCGGAGATCTTCGAAGTCACCACTCAGAAAG AGTACAGCATCTCAGCGGCTGCCATTGCCATCTTCAGCCTTGGCTTCATCATCATAGGCACCATCTTCCTCCTCTTTTCCTTCCGGGAGAAGAGGGATTACCTGCTGAGGCCGGCATCCATGTTCTACGCCTTCGCAG GTCTCTGCATCATTGTCTCAGTGGAGGTCATGCGGCAGTCAGTGAAGCGCATGATTGACAGCGAGGACACCGTCTGGATCGAATACTATTACTCCTGGTCCTTCGCCTGCGCCTGCACCGCCTTTGTCCTCCTCTtcctgggaggcctcactcttctGCTCTTCTCCCTGCCTCCAATGCCCCAGAACCCGTGGGAGTCCTGCATGGATGCTGAGCCTGAGCATTAG